From one Enterococcus sp. DIV2402 genomic stretch:
- a CDS encoding iron-containing alcohol dehydrogenase codes for MLNDLKVKPGPQFYKYSKGAIDEFVPKILDEFRGKRILVVHGTESWKKAKPFMNFLSNKKYQFIYHQYTGECSYYGTDLISKIVDKEQIEFIIGVGGGKLVDLVEYAAHVNNLPSGVIPTLASNCAPWTPLSVMYKESGEAEGTTEHYLRQATFLITDPYLVIDAPINYFVAGLADTIAKWYESDLIVSQPELLNYPFLQLARYTSMISKEAILGSSQKAIEDMKQGIVSEEFVNLSEIIFAVAGLVGGLGDKYARNAAAHAIHDAISKYLPASHHYLHGEKVAYGILYQLALEERWILIDELLPFYKMLNLPKSLADMKLVPLTKEETNKIVTFINSKEKVHLIPTEVNEERVKQAIFNLENYIATK; via the coding sequence GTGCTAAATGATTTAAAAGTAAAACCAGGTCCTCAGTTCTACAAATATTCTAAAGGAGCTATTGATGAGTTTGTTCCAAAAATATTGGATGAATTTAGAGGAAAGCGAATTTTAGTTGTACATGGAACAGAATCTTGGAAGAAAGCCAAACCGTTTATGAATTTTCTCTCAAACAAAAAATATCAATTTATTTATCATCAATATACGGGAGAATGCAGTTATTATGGCACGGATTTAATTTCTAAGATTGTCGATAAAGAGCAGATAGAGTTCATTATTGGTGTTGGTGGAGGGAAATTGGTCGATTTAGTGGAGTATGCAGCACATGTCAACAATTTACCAAGTGGGGTTATTCCAACCTTAGCCAGCAATTGTGCACCGTGGACACCATTGTCTGTTATGTATAAAGAATCTGGAGAAGCAGAAGGGACAACAGAGCATTATTTGCGCCAAGCGACATTTCTGATTACAGATCCCTATTTGGTTATTGACGCGCCTATTAATTATTTTGTAGCAGGTTTAGCAGACACTATTGCAAAATGGTATGAATCAGATTTGATTGTAAGTCAACCAGAACTCTTGAATTATCCATTTTTACAATTAGCTAGATACACATCGATGATTAGTAAAGAAGCAATTCTAGGAAGTAGTCAAAAAGCAATTGAAGACATGAAACAAGGAATTGTTTCAGAAGAATTTGTTAATCTATCGGAAATCATTTTCGCTGTAGCAGGTTTAGTAGGTGGTTTAGGGGACAAATATGCACGTAATGCAGCTGCTCATGCGATTCATGATGCTATTTCAAAATACTTACCAGCTAGTCATCACTATTTACATGGGGAAAAAGTAGCGTATGGTATTCTTTATCAATTGGCATTAGAAGAACGGTGGATTTTAATTGATGAGTTATTGCCTTTTTATAAGATGCTCAATTTACCAAAATCTTTAGCAGATATGAAATTGGTACCGCTAACAAAAGAAGAAACAAATAAGATTGTCACTTTTATAAATAGTAAGGAAAAAGTACATTTAATACCGACTGAAGTTAATGAAGAAAGAGTGAAACAAGCGATTTTTAATTTAGAAAACTATATTGCTACTAAATAA
- a CDS encoding MurR/RpiR family transcriptional regulator — translation MKDNTYLMNKISQEYRFYSDTEKKVADYFRQNSNELIKKTITHLSDEIGVSQTTIFKFVKKLGFDGFQDFKISLAVHSKSSDSDSVLTAYTDITPQDTSDEVATKVLNSNIKSMNYLINSMSKEKLDNVLTMIQKCNYIHFFGIGGSSVIAYDSYQKFLRTKYRCDFTFDYHLQLMNATKLKEDDVVFLFSHSGQSVETLNFAQEVSKSQAKLIVLTGNPYSDLVRLSDESFTIYSEESKFRTESLSSRILYLTVMDIIYVNLMYQDDKVAQTSMSKIRSILSTSKTESDYIL, via the coding sequence ATGAAGGATAATACTTATTTAATGAATAAAATTTCCCAAGAGTATCGATTTTATAGTGATACTGAAAAAAAAGTAGCTGATTACTTTCGCCAAAATTCCAATGAATTAATAAAAAAAACAATTACTCATTTATCTGATGAGATTGGTGTATCACAAACAACTATTTTCAAATTTGTAAAAAAATTAGGATTTGATGGTTTTCAAGATTTTAAAATTTCTTTGGCGGTTCATTCTAAGAGTTCAGATTCTGATTCTGTATTGACAGCATATACGGATATTACGCCACAAGATACAAGTGACGAAGTAGCCACAAAAGTATTGAATTCAAATATTAAATCCATGAATTATTTAATCAATTCTATGTCAAAAGAAAAACTGGATAATGTACTTACGATGATTCAAAAATGTAATTATATTCATTTCTTTGGTATTGGTGGTTCTTCTGTGATTGCATACGATAGCTATCAAAAATTTTTACGAACCAAATATCGTTGTGACTTCACTTTTGATTATCATTTACAATTGATGAATGCAACCAAATTAAAAGAAGATGATGTTGTATTTCTTTTCTCTCACTCTGGTCAATCTGTCGAAACACTCAATTTTGCTCAAGAAGTTTCAAAGAGTCAGGCTAAGCTAATCGTTTTAACAGGTAATCCCTACTCTGATTTAGTTCGTTTGTCAGATGAATCTTTTACTATTTATTCTGAGGAATCCAAATTCCGAACAGAATCTTTGTCTTCACGTATCCTTTATCTCACTGTAATGGATATTATCTATGTTAATTTAATGTATCAAGACGACAAAGTTGCTCAAACTTCCATGAGTAAAATACGTTCAATTTTATCTACATCGAAAACAGAAAGCGATTACATCTTATAA
- a CDS encoding bifunctional 4-hydroxy-2-oxoglutarate aldolase/2-dehydro-3-deoxy-phosphogluconate aldolase, producing the protein METFNLLEQLAEEKFLPLYTATSEKHLPLAKELLLKHQLHFIEITYRSSLASQAITELAKDSSLIVGAGTVRNLETLKEAIDSGASFIVTPGFSDEIVAYCVEKNIPIIPGAVTPSEIMRAASYGLNVVKFFPADMYGGLKSIQSLSGPFYDMKFVPTGGINQGNCRNFLSTPEILAVGGSFILSEKRIMKDNGKTADQKLATLIKIRNQNKK; encoded by the coding sequence ATGGAAACATTCAATTTGTTGGAACAGTTAGCAGAGGAAAAATTTTTACCTCTCTACACAGCTACTTCCGAAAAACATTTGCCCCTTGCTAAAGAGCTTTTACTAAAACATCAACTCCACTTTATTGAAATTACGTATCGCAGTTCCTTAGCTAGTCAAGCCATTACAGAATTAGCAAAAGATTCTTCCTTAATCGTTGGTGCAGGTACCGTTCGTAACTTAGAAACTTTAAAAGAAGCCATTGATAGTGGCGCATCGTTCATTGTTACTCCTGGTTTTAGCGACGAAATTGTCGCTTATTGTGTAGAAAAAAATATTCCTATTATTCCTGGAGCTGTTACTCCTAGCGAAATTATGCGTGCTGCCTCCTATGGCTTAAATGTTGTAAAATTTTTTCCTGCTGATATGTACGGTGGTTTAAAATCAATTCAATCATTAAGCGGTCCATTTTACGATATGAAATTTGTTCCCACTGGAGGAATCAATCAAGGGAATTGTCGCAATTTTCTTTCAACTCCAGAAATATTAGCTGTAGGTGGTTCTTTTATTCTATCGGAAAAACGCATCATGAAAGATAATGGTAAAACTGCTGACCAGAAGTTAGCTACGCTTATTAAAATTCGCAATCAAAATAAAAAATAA
- the pepF gene encoding oligoendopeptidase F, with the protein MSETKQLPTREEVAEASTWDLTKIFVDDSAFEVAFKELQEELTHASSYKGTLKNGGAAFLAALEYVLDVSRKLEKLYVYSHLKNDQDTANTTYQALYARASSLLAQTSEAISWLEPELLTLSDDVIWGYFEEEPNLAIYRHFVKQTVDNRAHVLPAEQEALLAAAGEIFGSPSNTFSVLNNADLVFPTIEGEDGEKIQLSHGIYGQLLESTDRRVREDAFKGLYSVYEQFRNTFASTLSANIKAHNYKAKVRKFQSAREAALSSNHIPESVYDTLVSVVNQNLPLLHRYMALRKRLLNVDELHMYDVYTPLLGEAPISYTYEQAVEKAVQALEPMGEEYLAIVKEAFTNRWIDVVENKGKRSGAYSSGAYDTLPYILMNWHDTLDQLFTLVHEMGHSVHSYFTRNNQPYVYGDYSIFLAEIASTTNENILTEHLLETETDPRVRAYVLNHYLDGFKGTVFRQTQFAEFEHFMHVEDAKGTPLTSEFLSESYGDLNKKYYGNALEMDPEIRLEWSRIPHFYYNYYVFQYSTGFSAASALAGKILSEGPEALENYLNYLKAGSSDYPIEVMKKAGVDMTKADYLEDAMKMFEKRLNELEALVEELEQN; encoded by the coding sequence ATGTCAGAAACAAAACAATTGCCGACACGTGAAGAAGTCGCAGAAGCATCAACATGGGACTTAACGAAAATTTTTGTGGATGATTCAGCTTTTGAAGTTGCGTTTAAAGAACTACAAGAAGAATTAACACATGCTTCGTCTTATAAGGGAACCTTAAAGAACGGTGGTGCCGCTTTTTTAGCAGCATTAGAATATGTTCTGGATGTATCTCGTAAATTAGAAAAATTGTATGTTTACAGCCATTTAAAAAATGATCAAGATACTGCCAATACGACCTATCAAGCCTTGTATGCCCGAGCAAGTAGTTTGTTAGCTCAAACCAGTGAAGCTATCTCTTGGTTAGAACCAGAATTATTAACTTTAAGTGACGACGTTATTTGGGGATATTTTGAAGAAGAACCAAACTTAGCGATTTACCGTCATTTTGTTAAGCAAACTGTTGATAATCGGGCGCATGTTTTACCAGCAGAACAAGAGGCTTTATTAGCAGCAGCAGGTGAAATCTTTGGTTCGCCAAGTAATACGTTCTCTGTTTTAAACAATGCTGACTTAGTTTTTCCAACGATTGAAGGTGAAGATGGTGAAAAAATTCAATTATCACATGGCATTTATGGTCAATTATTAGAAAGTACCGACCGACGTGTACGTGAAGACGCCTTTAAAGGATTGTATAGTGTGTATGAACAATTTCGTAATACATTTGCTTCAACACTCAGTGCAAATATCAAAGCACATAACTATAAAGCGAAAGTACGTAAATTTCAATCAGCACGTGAAGCGGCATTAAGTAGTAACCATATTCCAGAGAGTGTGTATGATACATTAGTATCCGTAGTCAATCAAAATTTACCATTGTTGCATCGTTACATGGCATTGCGCAAACGTTTGTTAAACGTAGATGAATTACACATGTACGATGTTTACACACCGTTATTGGGTGAGGCACCAATTAGCTATACGTATGAACAAGCAGTTGAAAAAGCTGTTCAAGCTTTAGAACCAATGGGTGAAGAATATTTAGCGATTGTTAAAGAAGCCTTTACTAATCGATGGATTGATGTGGTAGAAAATAAAGGCAAACGTAGTGGTGCTTATTCTTCAGGTGCGTATGATACCTTACCATATATTTTAATGAATTGGCATGATACGTTAGATCAATTATTTACGCTAGTTCATGAAATGGGCCATAGTGTACACAGTTACTTTACTCGTAATAATCAACCGTATGTATATGGAGATTATTCTATTTTCTTAGCAGAAATTGCATCAACAACAAATGAAAATATCTTAACAGAACATTTATTAGAAACAGAAACTGACCCTCGAGTGCGTGCTTATGTTCTCAACCATTATTTAGATGGCTTTAAAGGAACGGTTTTCCGTCAAACACAATTTGCGGAATTTGAACACTTTATGCATGTGGAAGATGCTAAAGGAACGCCATTAACGAGTGAGTTTTTAAGTGAGAGCTATGGTGATCTAAATAAAAAATACTATGGAAATGCTTTAGAAATGGACCCTGAAATTCGTTTAGAATGGTCACGCATTCCACATTTTTATTATAATTATTATGTATTCCAATATTCAACAGGCTTTTCAGCAGCTTCTGCTTTAGCAGGAAAAATTCTTTCTGAAGGTCCTGAAGCATTGGAAAACTATTTGAATTATTTAAAAGCCGGTAGTAGTGATTATCCAATTGAAGTAATGAAAAAAGCTGGCGTAGACATGACAAAAGCAGACTATCTTGAAGATGCGATGAAGATGTTCGAAAAACGTTTAAACGAATTAGAAGCATTAGTTGAAGAACTAGAACAGAACTAA
- a CDS encoding competence protein CoiA, whose protein sequence is MLIAETKAGVKLFANDLNERPTEALICPGCKESVVFKKGRIKLPHFAHKPHTQCFSFSEGETAEHLMNKSFFHQWSGGQLEAYLPQLKQRPDILVHSLAIEIQCSPLSFERYTERTKNYQKHGYQPWWLLGNKLLPQQRWGQLQKAFCSYSPEKGIHLWGIKAQQKEIWLVYAIRNHFRLGFVYRIKKWCFREEPLEALLLYTDQQLTSLKWNFTEYRYHIQRKLFLDNAKIHELQQKIYLLGGNIQTLPGWCYQVSDFYFFFDDRLLFLRYCFTKAANFDEWLQLLKYLEFTWQYPLILQKEILILVYQECQRLAK, encoded by the coding sequence ATGTTAATTGCTGAAACGAAAGCGGGTGTTAAATTATTTGCTAATGATTTAAACGAACGACCCACAGAAGCCTTAATCTGTCCTGGGTGTAAAGAATCGGTTGTTTTTAAAAAAGGACGTATCAAATTACCACATTTTGCGCATAAGCCACATACGCAATGCTTTAGTTTTAGCGAAGGCGAAACAGCAGAACATTTAATGAATAAATCATTTTTCCATCAATGGAGTGGTGGGCAACTCGAAGCATATTTGCCTCAACTTAAACAACGACCAGATATTTTAGTCCATTCGTTAGCGATTGAAATCCAATGCTCGCCACTTTCTTTTGAACGTTATACTGAACGCACAAAGAATTACCAAAAACATGGGTATCAACCGTGGTGGTTACTTGGTAACAAACTTTTACCACAACAGCGATGGGGGCAGTTACAGAAAGCATTTTGTTCGTATTCTCCAGAAAAAGGCATTCATCTTTGGGGAATAAAAGCACAGCAAAAAGAAATTTGGTTAGTGTATGCCATTAGAAATCATTTTCGCTTAGGTTTTGTTTATCGAATAAAAAAATGGTGCTTTAGAGAAGAACCATTGGAAGCTCTCTTGTTATACACAGATCAGCAATTAACTTCTTTAAAATGGAATTTTACTGAATATCGGTATCATATCCAACGAAAATTGTTTTTAGATAATGCTAAAATTCATGAGTTACAACAAAAAATATATTTGCTTGGCGGGAATATTCAGACGTTGCCGGGGTGGTGTTATCAAGTGAGTGATTTTTATTTTTTCTTTGACGATCGACTATTGTTTTTACGTTATTGTTTTACGAAGGCCGCTAATTTTGACGAGTGGTTGCAACTTTTAAAGTATTTAGAGTTTACTTGGCAGTATCCATTAATATTACAAAAAGAAATCTTAATTTTGGTTTATCAAGAGTGTCAGCGACTTGCTAAATAA
- a CDS encoding adaptor protein MecA — protein sequence MEMEHINENTIRVLIKSEDLAARGITFLDLLGNHKEIENFFYSILEEVDVNDEFKGSEAVTFQVLPKGDGLELFISKNASLENMDPYEVYGDYYSPEEITDWLKNEDPESYEGFSQEEMMDWFKNQLPAKKEKNETESVPVTRELVFEVGSFEAMIQLATEIELEDVVTNLYLMNGMYYLDVFFLEDSLTDKQIENHTALLSEFARKSTVTPDYLVEHGETIMEMDAIGMTKRYFLN from the coding sequence ATGGAAATGGAACATATTAATGAGAACACAATACGTGTCTTAATCAAAAGCGAAGATTTAGCTGCTAGAGGAATCACTTTTTTAGACTTACTGGGAAATCACAAGGAAATCGAAAATTTCTTTTATAGTATCTTAGAAGAAGTAGACGTGAATGATGAATTCAAAGGAAGCGAAGCAGTGACATTTCAAGTTTTGCCTAAAGGCGATGGTCTAGAATTGTTTATTAGTAAAAATGCTTCTCTTGAAAACATGGATCCTTATGAGGTATATGGAGATTATTATTCACCAGAAGAGATCACAGACTGGTTAAAAAATGAAGATCCAGAGTCTTATGAAGGATTTTCTCAAGAAGAAATGATGGATTGGTTCAAAAACCAATTACCTGCTAAAAAAGAAAAAAATGAAACAGAATCCGTACCCGTAACTCGTGAATTAGTATTTGAAGTCGGTTCTTTTGAAGCAATGATTCAATTAGCTACAGAAATAGAATTAGAAGATGTTGTAACCAATCTTTATCTAATGAATGGCATGTATTATCTAGATGTCTTTTTCTTAGAAGATAGCTTAACGGATAAACAAATTGAAAATCATACAGCGCTTCTTTCTGAATTTGCACGAAAAAGCACAGTGACTCCTGACTATTTAGTCGAACATGGAGAAACAATCATGGAGATGGATGCTATAGGAATGACGAAACGTTATTTTCTTAATTAA
- the spxA gene encoding transcriptional regulator SpxA: MLTLYTSPSCTSCRKARAWLQEHEIPFVERNIFSEPLNISELKSILQMTEDGTEEIISTRSKVFQKLNMDLDELPLKELLTLVQENPGLLRRPIMIDEKRLQVGFNEDEIRRFLPRDVRQLELRQAQLMAGL; this comes from the coding sequence TTGTTGACACTATATACTTCCCCAAGTTGTACCTCATGTCGAAAAGCTCGTGCTTGGTTACAAGAGCACGAAATTCCTTTCGTTGAGCGAAATATTTTCTCTGAACCATTGAACATTTCAGAATTAAAATCAATTCTGCAAATGACTGAAGATGGTACGGAAGAGATTATTTCGACACGTTCAAAGGTTTTTCAAAAGTTGAATATGGATCTTGATGAATTGCCACTAAAAGAATTATTAACTCTTGTCCAAGAAAACCCAGGTTTGTTACGTCGTCCAATTATGATTGACGAAAAACGATTACAAGTTGGTTTTAACGAAGATGAAATTCGTCGTTTCTTACCACGTGATGTTCGTCAATTAGAATTAAGACAAGCGCAACTAATGGCAGGATTATAG
- a CDS encoding ABC transporter ATP-binding protein produces MLKRFFSYYRPYKSLFLLDFCCAVLAGLLELAFPVAVNQVIDKIMPQNNFRYVIWACLGLLLFYIVNTILQYIVVYYGHKLGVNIETDMRRELFGHLQKQSFEYYDNQKTGKVISRLTTDLFEISEVAHHGPEDVFITIMTLVGSFILMMQMHVGLALATFALIPLITIALVFFNKKMTQVNTDIYDNLGEFNSGVEAAVSGIRVTQSFAKEDYEAARFNGLSELYRRSKIVFYKVMGISSAYNYLMIRLINLFALIFGAYYTIQGELTNGQFVGFILLSNVFVRPIEKVNIMIESYPKGIAGFKRLTEELDKEPLIKDKPGAQPVGHLTGDISYKNVSFAYADDTKVLENISLDIQAGETVAFVGQSGSGKTTLCNLLPRFYDVTGGQITIDGIDIQDMTLTSLRHQIGTVQQDVFLFPGTIRENIAYGDLDATEEDILRAVKLAHLEGVVAQMSQGLDTVIGERGVKLSGGQRQRVAIARMFLKNPPILILDEATSALDTETEQVIQESLNSLAEGRTTLIIAHRLATIKHATRIIVMSENGILEEGTHGQLMAKNGHYRKLYNAQFHNQ; encoded by the coding sequence ATGTTAAAAAGATTTTTTAGTTATTACCGACCGTATAAGTCGTTATTTTTATTGGATTTTTGTTGTGCTGTTTTGGCGGGATTATTAGAGTTAGCTTTTCCAGTGGCAGTAAATCAAGTGATTGATAAAATCATGCCACAAAATAATTTTCGTTATGTCATTTGGGCGTGTTTAGGTCTCTTGCTTTTTTATATTGTCAATACGATTTTGCAATACATTGTTGTCTATTATGGGCATAAACTCGGTGTTAATATAGAAACAGATATGCGTCGAGAATTATTTGGTCATCTGCAAAAGCAATCATTTGAGTATTATGATAACCAAAAAACTGGGAAGGTCATCAGTCGGTTAACGACCGATTTGTTTGAAATTTCTGAAGTAGCCCATCATGGTCCAGAAGATGTTTTTATCACAATAATGACGTTAGTAGGATCATTTATTTTAATGATGCAAATGCATGTAGGCTTAGCACTTGCGACATTTGCTTTAATTCCATTAATTACGATTGCTTTGGTGTTCTTTAATAAAAAGATGACTCAAGTCAATACAGATATTTATGATAATTTGGGTGAATTTAATTCAGGTGTTGAAGCGGCAGTTAGTGGTATTCGTGTGACGCAATCATTTGCTAAAGAAGATTATGAAGCAGCACGTTTCAATGGACTAAGTGAATTATATCGTCGGTCAAAAATTGTATTTTATAAAGTAATGGGGATTAGTTCTGCCTACAATTATTTGATGATTCGTTTGATTAATTTATTTGCTTTAATTTTTGGTGCCTATTATACGATTCAAGGTGAATTAACAAATGGTCAATTTGTTGGCTTTATCTTATTATCCAATGTGTTTGTACGTCCAATTGAAAAAGTAAATATTATGATTGAAAGCTATCCTAAAGGAATTGCTGGTTTCAAACGGTTAACTGAAGAGTTAGATAAAGAACCTTTGATTAAAGACAAACCAGGGGCGCAACCTGTTGGGCATTTAACCGGAGATATTTCGTATAAAAATGTTTCGTTTGCATATGCTGACGATACAAAAGTATTGGAAAATATTTCATTAGATATCCAAGCAGGAGAGACGGTGGCGTTTGTTGGTCAAAGTGGTTCAGGAAAAACCACGTTATGTAATTTATTGCCACGTTTTTATGATGTAACGGGCGGTCAAATTACGATTGATGGCATTGACATCCAAGATATGACGTTGACTTCTTTACGCCACCAAATCGGTACGGTTCAGCAAGATGTTTTCTTGTTCCCAGGAACAATTCGTGAAAATATCGCTTATGGCGATTTAGATGCGACAGAAGAAGACATTTTACGAGCAGTGAAATTGGCGCATTTAGAAGGAGTCGTTGCTCAAATGAGTCAAGGATTGGATACGGTAATTGGAGAGCGTGGAGTAAAATTATCAGGTGGACAACGTCAACGTGTGGCGATTGCTCGTATGTTCTTAAAGAATCCGCCAATCTTAATTTTAGATGAAGCAACTTCTGCCCTAGATACTGAAACGGAACAAGTGATTCAAGAATCATTAAATTCTTTAGCAGAAGGTCGCACGACTTTGATCATCGCTCACCGTTTAGCAACCATTAAACATGCGACAAGAATTATTGTAATGAGTGAAAATGGTATCCTTGAAGAAGGGACACATGGGCAATTAATGGCGAAAAATGGTCATTACCGTAAGCTTTACAATGCCCAATTTCATAATCAATAA
- a CDS encoding ATPase: MNEQLKIVDETLYVDFWLEIEADKESVWAFLTTDERLSLWFTEIQIGELSETGYLKFILPNETLTMPIIAFESGKKLAFQWASGEVCFEINEEQGTLLKFSEKLPPEFPAWHRDIAGWSLVLPQLKSAIEGNPLPFPKEQHPLAEEKYRQEIAQLRLT, translated from the coding sequence ATGAATGAACAATTAAAAATCGTCGATGAGACACTTTATGTGGATTTTTGGTTAGAGATTGAGGCAGATAAAGAAAGTGTATGGGCTTTTTTAACGACCGATGAACGATTGTCCTTATGGTTTACTGAAATTCAAATAGGTGAACTGTCGGAAACGGGGTATCTGAAATTTATTTTGCCCAATGAAACCTTAACGATGCCAATTATTGCATTTGAGTCAGGTAAAAAATTAGCCTTCCAATGGGCGAGTGGCGAAGTCTGTTTTGAGATAAATGAAGAACAAGGAACCCTTTTAAAATTTAGTGAAAAGTTACCACCAGAATTTCCAGCATGGCATCGTGACATTGCGGGGTGGTCTTTAGTTCTTCCTCAGTTGAAAAGTGCTATTGAAGGCAACCCATTGCCATTTCCTAAGGAGCAACACCCCTTGGCAGAAGAAAAGTATCGTCAAGAAATTGCACAATTACGTCTTACTTAA
- a CDS encoding TIGR00266 family protein: MNFELTGGTAYPMAVIQMERGDVINIERGAMAYSRNVEIKGRMNSNNRSGLGGLMSAIGRSITSGESMFITEATATGNGAELAVAPSNIGKIEKLTIGVTQYRLNTGAYLASDSSVHYNMVRQDVGKAIFAGTGGLFVMETSGTGDLLISSFGDIVELTVEPGKPLTVDNEHVLAWSADLDYNIRIASGMFGFTSGEGIVNEFNGSGTVYVQTRNVRNLAESLQNYLSTGGK, translated from the coding sequence ATGAACTTTGAATTAACAGGTGGTACAGCTTATCCAATGGCTGTCATTCAGATGGAGCGTGGCGATGTTATTAATATTGAACGAGGAGCAATGGCCTATTCGCGGAATGTTGAAATCAAAGGTAGAATGAATAGCAACAATCGTTCTGGTTTGGGTGGATTGATGTCTGCAATTGGTCGTTCGATTACTTCAGGAGAATCAATGTTTATCACTGAAGCAACTGCAACTGGAAACGGAGCGGAACTTGCTGTGGCACCGAGTAATATCGGAAAAATTGAAAAACTAACCATTGGCGTGACACAATATCGTTTGAATACAGGTGCCTATTTAGCTTCTGATTCATCTGTTCATTACAATATGGTACGCCAAGATGTGGGCAAAGCAATTTTTGCGGGAACAGGCGGTTTATTCGTTATGGAAACATCTGGGACAGGTGATTTATTAATTTCAAGTTTTGGCGATATAGTAGAATTAACGGTTGAACCTGGCAAGCCGTTGACTGTAGACAATGAACATGTCTTAGCTTGGTCTGCTGATTTGGATTATAACATTCGTATCGCTTCTGGAATGTTTGGTTTTACTTCAGGAGAAGGAATTGTAAATGAATTTAACGGTTCAGGAACTGTTTACGTACAAACACGCAATGTTCGTAACCTAGCTGAATCTTTACAAAACTATTTATCAACTGGTGGAAAATAA